A single region of the Lates calcarifer isolate ASB-BC8 linkage group LG3, TLL_Latcal_v3, whole genome shotgun sequence genome encodes:
- the LOC108891256 gene encoding ATPase family AAA domain-containing protein 2 isoform X1 — protein sequence MVTLRGRGRGDAEQSGSSSGPQRQQRPARSSDAPPRDPPGTRSRSTVSRPQESVLSNEFDAEDDDEQNQADSETHEDEDMKPAKPVIRKSARLQNTAGGRRSGLRRSTRPTKPTSRYQASNMFDGISTNTSRSVLKRMDNMKKKRRLSNNKEGKIYSKAQRRRTPVPPQRELSDSVEENGADDQDSRQEVAADEESSSSVNENFDAKLSRASSLYQGPNCEFLRGTFRISASGPNTTRRGAFRATKSVWSNQSDEDSDDEEPNSEKASGSCRPLGLRTDDLLGTRRDKMNAGAGLADIDPMAIDQSVGFDSVGGLSGHISALKEMVVFPLLYPEVFDNFKIQPPRGCLFYGPPGTGKTLVARALANECSHGNRKVSFFMRKGADCLSKWVGESERQLRLLFEQAYQMRPSIIFFDEIDGLAPVRSSRQDQIHSSIVSTLLALMDGLDSRGEVVVIGATNRLDSIDPALRRPGRFDREFLFGLPDRESRKEILKIHTRQWKPPPSEDFLDELAEKCVGYCGADIRAVCTEAALCALRRRYPQIYGTSQKLLLDVSSIAVSSCDFVAAMRKMSPAARRSVASPTKPLSPVVHPLLGGALRDILEALQRLFPHAEQGMKRKREPDLTSGILDDGLMYGGDEGSSSSSISAPSTSKCRNFLHFARSAVKHPTSYRPRMLLAGRPGAGQTSHLAPAVLHALERFTVHSLDSAVLFGVSSTSPEEACAQVFCEAKRTSPSILYIPHIQQWWETAGPALRASFLSLLDSIPSFSPILLLATCNVPHPQLDPEIQSLFREEYGEVCTISVPTWQERTDFFQDLVLNQAAEAPPSKKKALTQAMEILPLAPLPPPRQLSEQARLRLEEQEEDVLRELRLFLRNVTERLSLDRRFKAFTRPVDIEEVPDYLMVIKKPMDLSTLLTNIDEHKYVTVSEFMLDADLIWQNALEYNPDSDPMDRHIRHRACALKDTVRAILRDELDEDFERVCEEIKESRIKRASSCGTETNPDEADGSSAFSRNSPRPQPRKKKRYKPPRKSKWSTGVIKKPKKKKPPASTSLSLSSSRSSKASSESGPDENGVAGMRAMNGSADPSSSTTSESSDWEQSQNGYHHVNGVAGIQNGVLMNGFHRPDPQPGRLNLRHRAQKPKTTNGVYLSTLERNKHEKRANMAAMEQMQLFNVGRSVEVLDDDTPPLVVDRSKLKGLLNRAVDKTEGAEVEPLEKLYALLAQCIYRHRNNYNKAELIQEMKKEIDSFS from the exons ATGGTGACGCTCCGCGGCAGAGGCAGAGGGGACGCGGAGCagagcggcagcagcagcgggcCGCAGCGGCAGCAGAGGCCGGCCAGGAGCTCCGACGCCCCGCCACGGGATCCACCGGGGACCCGGAGCAGGAGCACGGTCTCCCGGCCGCAGGAATCCGTCCTGTCCAAC GAATTTGACGCCGAAGACGACGACGAACAGAATCAGGCTGATTCAGAAACACACGAGGATGAAGATATGAAACCAGCGAAGCCCGTCATCAG gaaGTCTGCCAGGCTTCAGAACACGGCAG gtggtAGGAGGAGCGGGCTGAGGAGAAGCACCAGGCCGACCAAACCGACGAGCAGATACCAGGCCTCCAACATGTTCGACGGCATCAGCACCAA CACGAGCAGGTCGGTCCTGAAGAGGATGGACaacatgaagaagaagaggcgGCTCAGTAACAACAAAGAAGGA AAGATCTACTCTAAAGcccagaggaggagaacaccGGTCCCACCGCAGAGAGAGCTCAGTGACAGCGTGGAAGAAAACG GTGCAGATGATCAGGACAGCCGACAAGAAGTGGCCGCAGACgaagagagcagcagcagcgtcaaCGAGAACTTTGACGCCAAACTGAGCAGAGCCTCGTCGCTGTACCAGGGACCCAACTGCG agttCCTGAGAGGAACCTTCAGGATCAGCGCCTCCGGACCAAACACGACCCGCAGAGGAGCGTTCAG AGCCACTAAGAGTGTGTGGTCGAATCAGTCTGACGAAGACTCCGATGACGAAGAGCCAAACAGTGAAAAAGCCTCTGGCAG cTGTCGGCCGCTCGGCCTGCGTACCGACGATCTTCTGGGGACTCGCAGAGACAAGATGAACGCAGGAGCAGGTCTGGCCGACATCGATCCCATGGCCATCGACCAGTCG gtGGGGTTCGACAGCGTCGGAGGTTTGTCGGGTCACATCTCGGCTCTGAAGGAGATGGTCGTCTTCCCGCTTCTCTACCCCGAGGTCTTTGACAACTTCAAGATCCAGCCTCCCAG AGGTTGTCTGTTTTACGGTCCTCCCGGGACGGGGAAGACGCTGGTCGCCCGGGCGCTGGCCAACGAGTGCAGCCACGGCAACAGGAAAGTGTCGTTCTTCATGAGGAAGGGAGCCGACTGCCTCAGCAAGTGGGTGGGCGAGTCGGAGCGGCAGCTGCGGCTGCTGTTCGAACAG GCGTATCAGATGCGTCCGTCCATCATCTTCTTCGACGAGATCGACGGCCTGGCTCCGGTCCGGTCCAGCAGACAGGATCAGATACACAG CTCCATTGTGTCGACGCTCCTCGCTCTGATGGACGGGTTGGACAGTCGAGGTGAAGTCGTGGTGATCGGAGCGACGAACCGGCTGGACTCCATCGACCCGGCGCTGCGAAGGCCCGGACGCTTCGATAGGGAGTTCCTGTTTGGCCTCCCCGACAGAGag tctCGTAAAGAGATTCTGAAAATCCACACCAGGCAGTGGAAACCTCCTCCGTCTGAAGATTTCCTGGACGAACTGGCTGAGAAATGTGTTG gttaCTGTGGCGCTGACATCAGGGCGGTGTGCACCGAGGCGGCGCTGTGCGCTCTGCGTCGCCGCTACCCGCAGATCTACGGCACCTCCCAGAAGCTCCTGCTGGACGTCTCCTCCATCGCCGTCAGCAGCTGTGACTTTGTGGCGGCCATGAGGAAGATGTCGCCGGCCGCGCGGCGCTCCGTCGCCTCGCCCACCAAGCCCCTGTCGCCCGTGGTTCACCCGCTGCTGGGCGGCGCCCTGCGGGACATCCTGGAGGCGCTGCAGAGGCTGTTCCCTCACGCTGAGCAGGgcatgaagaggaagagggagccAG ACCTCACCTCTGGTATCCTTGACGACGGCCTCATGTACGGAGGAGACGAGGGCTCCAGCTCATCCAGCATCTCCGCCCCCTCCACCTCCAAGTGCAGGAACTTCCTGCACTTCGCCAG gaGTGCAGTCAAACACCCGACGTCTTACCGTCCCAGGATGCTCCTGGCAGGTCGACCCGGCGCCGGTCAGACGTCTCACCTGGCTCCTGCAGTCCTGCACGCTTTGGAGCGTTTCACCGTCCACAGCCTGGACTCTGCCGTGCTGTTCGGAGTCAGCAGCACCTCCCCGGAGGAGGCCTGCGCCCAG GTGTTCTGCGAGGCCAAGCGGACGTCTCCCAGCATCCTCTACATCCCCCACATCCAGCAGTGGTGGGAGACTGCAGGGCCCGCGCTGAGGGCCTCCTTTCTCAGCCTGCTGGACAGCAtcccctccttctcccccaTCCTGCTCCTCGCCACCTGCAACGTCCCCCACCCACAGCTGGATCCAGAG ATTCAGTCTCTGTTTCGGGAGGAGTACGGGGAGGTGTGCACCATCAGTGTCCCCACCTGGCAGGAGAGGACCGACTTCTTCCAGGACCTCGTTCTGAACCAGGCGGCCGAGGCTCCGCCCTCCAAGAAAAAAGCAC TGACTCAGGCCATGGAGATCCTTCCCCTTGCTCCCCTGCCTCCCCCCCGCCAGCTGTCGGAGCAGGCGCGCCTCCgtctggaggagcaggaggaggacgTGCTGCGAGAGCTCCGCCTCTTCCTGCGCAACGTCACCGAGCGCCTGAGCCTGGACCGCCGCTTTAAGGCCTTCACCAGACCCGTCGACATAGAGGAG GTCCCAGACTACCTGATGGTGATCAAGAAGCCCATGGACCTCTCCACGCTGCTCACCAACATCGACGAGCACAAGTACGTCACCGTCAGCGAGTTCATGTTGGACGCAGACCTGATCTGGCAGAACGCCCTCGAGTACAACCCGGACAGCGACCCCATGG accGTCACATCCGTCACCGAGCGTGCGCCCTGAAGGACACGGTCCGAGCCATCCTCAGAGACGAGCTGGACGAGGACTTTGAGAGAGTCTGCGAGGAGATCAAAGAGTCTCGAATCAAGAGAG CTTCTTCCTGTGGGACCGAGACCAACCCAGACGAGGCCGACGGCAGCTCAGCCTTCTCCAGGAACAGCCCCCGACCTCAGC CTCGTAAGAAAAAACGTTACAAACCGCCCCGAAAATCCAAGTGGAGCACCGGCGTCATAAagaaaccaaagaagaagaagccgCCGGCCTCCACCTCGTtgtcgctctcctcctccaggtccaGCAAGGCGAGTTCAGAGTCCGGTCCAGACGAGAACGGGGTCGCTGGGATGAGGGCGATGAACGGCTCCGCTGATCCGAGCTCGTCCACCACGTCAGAGAGCAGCGACTGGGAGCAGAGCCAGAACGGGTATCACCACGTAAACGGTGTCGCAGGGATCCAGAACGGAGTTCTCATGAACGGGTTCCACCGTCCAGACCCTCAGCCAGGGAGGCTGAACCTAAGGCATCGAGCCCAGAAACCAAAGACAACGAACGGGGTTTATCTGAGCACATTAG AGCGTAACAAGCATGAGAAGAGAGCCAACATGGCCGCCATGGAACAGATGCAGCTGTTCAACGTGGGCAGATCTGTGGAGGTCCTCGACGACGACACACCACCGCTCGTCGTTGATCGCAGCAAACTGAAG ggtCTCCTGAACAGAGCGGTGGATAAAACTGAAGGTGCAGAGGTGGAGCCGCTGGAGAAGCTGTACGCTCTGCTGGCTCAGTGCAtctacagacacagaaacaactACAACAAGGCAGAGCTCATTCAG gaaatgaagaaagaaattGACAGCTTCTCCTGA
- the LOC108891256 gene encoding ATPase family AAA domain-containing protein 2 isoform X2: MVTLRGRGRGDAEQSGSSSGPQRQQRPARSSDAPPRDPPGTRSRSTVSRPQESVLSNEFDAEDDDEQNQADSETHEDEDMKPAKPVIRKSARLQNTAGGRRSGLRRSTRPTKPTSRYQASNMFDGISTNTSRSVLKRMDNMKKKRRLSNNKEGKIYSKAQRRRTPVPPQRELSDSVEENGADDQDSRQEVAADEESSSSVNENFDAKLSRASSLYQGPNCEFLRGTFRISASGPNTTRRGAFRATKSVWSNQSDEDSDDEEPNSEKASGSCRPLGLRTDDLLGTRRDKMNAGAGLADIDPMAIDQSVGFDSVGGLSGHISALKEMVVFPLLYPEVFDNFKIQPPRGCLFYGPPGTGKTLVARALANECSHGNRKVSFFMRKGADCLSKWVGESERQLRLLFEQAYQMRPSIIFFDEIDGLAPVRSSRQDQIHSSIVSTLLALMDGLDSRGEVVVIGATNRLDSIDPALRRPGRFDREFLFGLPDRESRKEILKIHTRQWKPPPSEDFLDELAEKCVGYCGADIRAVCTEAALCALRRRYPQIYGTSQKLLLDVSSIAVSSCDFVAAMRKMSPAARRSVASPTKPLSPVVHPLLGGALRDILEALQRLFPHAEQGMKRKREPDLTSGILDDGLMYGGDEGSSSSSISAPSTSKCRNFLHFARSAVKHPTSYRPRMLLAGRPGAGQTSHLAPAVLHALERFTVHSLDSAVLFGVSSTSPEEACAQVFCEAKRTSPSILYIPHIQQWWETAGPALRASFLSLLDSIPSFSPILLLATCNVPHPQLDPEIQSLFREEYGEVCTISVPTWQERTDFFQDLVLNQAAEAPPSKKKALTQAMEILPLAPLPPPRQLSEQARLRLEEQEEDVLRELRLFLRNVTERLSLDRRFKAFTRPVDIEEVPDYLMVIKKPMDLSTLLTNIDEHKYVTVSEFMLDADLIWQNALEYNPDSDPMDRHIRHRACALKDTVRAILRDELDEDFERVCEEIKESRIKRASSCGTETNPDEADGSSAFSRNSPRPQQRNKHEKRANMAAMEQMQLFNVGRSVEVLDDDTPPLVVDRSKLKGLLNRAVDKTEGAEVEPLEKLYALLAQCIYRHRNNYNKAELIQEMKKEIDSFS, translated from the exons ATGGTGACGCTCCGCGGCAGAGGCAGAGGGGACGCGGAGCagagcggcagcagcagcgggcCGCAGCGGCAGCAGAGGCCGGCCAGGAGCTCCGACGCCCCGCCACGGGATCCACCGGGGACCCGGAGCAGGAGCACGGTCTCCCGGCCGCAGGAATCCGTCCTGTCCAAC GAATTTGACGCCGAAGACGACGACGAACAGAATCAGGCTGATTCAGAAACACACGAGGATGAAGATATGAAACCAGCGAAGCCCGTCATCAG gaaGTCTGCCAGGCTTCAGAACACGGCAG gtggtAGGAGGAGCGGGCTGAGGAGAAGCACCAGGCCGACCAAACCGACGAGCAGATACCAGGCCTCCAACATGTTCGACGGCATCAGCACCAA CACGAGCAGGTCGGTCCTGAAGAGGATGGACaacatgaagaagaagaggcgGCTCAGTAACAACAAAGAAGGA AAGATCTACTCTAAAGcccagaggaggagaacaccGGTCCCACCGCAGAGAGAGCTCAGTGACAGCGTGGAAGAAAACG GTGCAGATGATCAGGACAGCCGACAAGAAGTGGCCGCAGACgaagagagcagcagcagcgtcaaCGAGAACTTTGACGCCAAACTGAGCAGAGCCTCGTCGCTGTACCAGGGACCCAACTGCG agttCCTGAGAGGAACCTTCAGGATCAGCGCCTCCGGACCAAACACGACCCGCAGAGGAGCGTTCAG AGCCACTAAGAGTGTGTGGTCGAATCAGTCTGACGAAGACTCCGATGACGAAGAGCCAAACAGTGAAAAAGCCTCTGGCAG cTGTCGGCCGCTCGGCCTGCGTACCGACGATCTTCTGGGGACTCGCAGAGACAAGATGAACGCAGGAGCAGGTCTGGCCGACATCGATCCCATGGCCATCGACCAGTCG gtGGGGTTCGACAGCGTCGGAGGTTTGTCGGGTCACATCTCGGCTCTGAAGGAGATGGTCGTCTTCCCGCTTCTCTACCCCGAGGTCTTTGACAACTTCAAGATCCAGCCTCCCAG AGGTTGTCTGTTTTACGGTCCTCCCGGGACGGGGAAGACGCTGGTCGCCCGGGCGCTGGCCAACGAGTGCAGCCACGGCAACAGGAAAGTGTCGTTCTTCATGAGGAAGGGAGCCGACTGCCTCAGCAAGTGGGTGGGCGAGTCGGAGCGGCAGCTGCGGCTGCTGTTCGAACAG GCGTATCAGATGCGTCCGTCCATCATCTTCTTCGACGAGATCGACGGCCTGGCTCCGGTCCGGTCCAGCAGACAGGATCAGATACACAG CTCCATTGTGTCGACGCTCCTCGCTCTGATGGACGGGTTGGACAGTCGAGGTGAAGTCGTGGTGATCGGAGCGACGAACCGGCTGGACTCCATCGACCCGGCGCTGCGAAGGCCCGGACGCTTCGATAGGGAGTTCCTGTTTGGCCTCCCCGACAGAGag tctCGTAAAGAGATTCTGAAAATCCACACCAGGCAGTGGAAACCTCCTCCGTCTGAAGATTTCCTGGACGAACTGGCTGAGAAATGTGTTG gttaCTGTGGCGCTGACATCAGGGCGGTGTGCACCGAGGCGGCGCTGTGCGCTCTGCGTCGCCGCTACCCGCAGATCTACGGCACCTCCCAGAAGCTCCTGCTGGACGTCTCCTCCATCGCCGTCAGCAGCTGTGACTTTGTGGCGGCCATGAGGAAGATGTCGCCGGCCGCGCGGCGCTCCGTCGCCTCGCCCACCAAGCCCCTGTCGCCCGTGGTTCACCCGCTGCTGGGCGGCGCCCTGCGGGACATCCTGGAGGCGCTGCAGAGGCTGTTCCCTCACGCTGAGCAGGgcatgaagaggaagagggagccAG ACCTCACCTCTGGTATCCTTGACGACGGCCTCATGTACGGAGGAGACGAGGGCTCCAGCTCATCCAGCATCTCCGCCCCCTCCACCTCCAAGTGCAGGAACTTCCTGCACTTCGCCAG gaGTGCAGTCAAACACCCGACGTCTTACCGTCCCAGGATGCTCCTGGCAGGTCGACCCGGCGCCGGTCAGACGTCTCACCTGGCTCCTGCAGTCCTGCACGCTTTGGAGCGTTTCACCGTCCACAGCCTGGACTCTGCCGTGCTGTTCGGAGTCAGCAGCACCTCCCCGGAGGAGGCCTGCGCCCAG GTGTTCTGCGAGGCCAAGCGGACGTCTCCCAGCATCCTCTACATCCCCCACATCCAGCAGTGGTGGGAGACTGCAGGGCCCGCGCTGAGGGCCTCCTTTCTCAGCCTGCTGGACAGCAtcccctccttctcccccaTCCTGCTCCTCGCCACCTGCAACGTCCCCCACCCACAGCTGGATCCAGAG ATTCAGTCTCTGTTTCGGGAGGAGTACGGGGAGGTGTGCACCATCAGTGTCCCCACCTGGCAGGAGAGGACCGACTTCTTCCAGGACCTCGTTCTGAACCAGGCGGCCGAGGCTCCGCCCTCCAAGAAAAAAGCAC TGACTCAGGCCATGGAGATCCTTCCCCTTGCTCCCCTGCCTCCCCCCCGCCAGCTGTCGGAGCAGGCGCGCCTCCgtctggaggagcaggaggaggacgTGCTGCGAGAGCTCCGCCTCTTCCTGCGCAACGTCACCGAGCGCCTGAGCCTGGACCGCCGCTTTAAGGCCTTCACCAGACCCGTCGACATAGAGGAG GTCCCAGACTACCTGATGGTGATCAAGAAGCCCATGGACCTCTCCACGCTGCTCACCAACATCGACGAGCACAAGTACGTCACCGTCAGCGAGTTCATGTTGGACGCAGACCTGATCTGGCAGAACGCCCTCGAGTACAACCCGGACAGCGACCCCATGG accGTCACATCCGTCACCGAGCGTGCGCCCTGAAGGACACGGTCCGAGCCATCCTCAGAGACGAGCTGGACGAGGACTTTGAGAGAGTCTGCGAGGAGATCAAAGAGTCTCGAATCAAGAGAG CTTCTTCCTGTGGGACCGAGACCAACCCAGACGAGGCCGACGGCAGCTCAGCCTTCTCCAGGAACAGCCCCCGACCTCAGC AGCGTAACAAGCATGAGAAGAGAGCCAACATGGCCGCCATGGAACAGATGCAGCTGTTCAACGTGGGCAGATCTGTGGAGGTCCTCGACGACGACACACCACCGCTCGTCGTTGATCGCAGCAAACTGAAG ggtCTCCTGAACAGAGCGGTGGATAAAACTGAAGGTGCAGAGGTGGAGCCGCTGGAGAAGCTGTACGCTCTGCTGGCTCAGTGCAtctacagacacagaaacaactACAACAAGGCAGAGCTCATTCAG gaaatgaagaaagaaattGACAGCTTCTCCTGA
- the LOC108891229 gene encoding H-2 class I histocompatibility antigen, Q9 alpha chain-like: MNPVTAFILLGTGLMTGTVTGERHSLTYIYTALSKPVGLPGIHEFTAMGMLDGRMIDYFDSDNPKKVPKEKWMKENLQPDYWEKGTQSRQSKQQWFKVNIGILKERMRQNDSDIHVLQWMHGCEGDVQSDGNLKFHRGMDMYSYDGNDFLSFDDANSVWVAPTDEAVQTKRKWDDVQVLKEYTKGYLEKECIEWLSKFMRFEKEQLKAASKPKVYLFAKDSKVKTNTILTCLATGFYPKDIILKIKRGDRVLTREDGLVTSGVRPNGDDTYQRRDSVEILKTDKSEYTCEVIHEASGVWEKKDWSKKLDLQPPGPGGLPTYVVVKLTVVIVAVIIGVVVLVIFNTRCIAAPPRHTERQPVHLS, translated from the exons ATGAATCCTGTGACAGCTTTCATCCTGCTCGGGACGGGACTGATGACCGGGACGGTGACCGGTG aGAGACACTCCCTCACTTACATCTACACCGCTCTCTCCAAACCTGTTGGACTCCCTGGCATCCATGAGTTCACAGCCATGGGTATGCTGGACGGCAGGATGATCGACTACTTTGACAGCGACAACCCAAAGAAAGTTCCTAAAGAGAAGTGGATGAAAGAGAATCTTCAGCCAGATTACTGGGAGAAAGGGACACAGTCCCGGCAGAGCAAACAGCAGTGGTTCAAGGTCAACATCGGGATCCTGAAGGAACGAATGAGACAGAACGACtcag ACATCCATGTTCTTCAGTGGATGCACGGCTGTGAGGGCGACGTACAGTCTGATGGCAACCTGAAGTTCCACCGTGGCATGGACATGTACAGCTACGATGGAAACGACTTCCTGTCCTTCGATGATGCTAACTCAGTCTGGGTCGCTCCAACTGACGAGGCAGTCCAGACCAAGAGGAAGTGGGATGATGTCCAGGTCCTGAAAGAATACACCAAAGGCTACCTGGAGAAAGAGTGCATTGAATGGCTGAGCAAGTTCATGAGGTTTGAAAAAGAGCAGCTAAAAGCAGCCT ctaaACCTAAGGTTTACCTGTTTGCGAAGGACTCCAAAGTTAAGACAAACACCATTCTGACGTGCCTCGCCACAGGCTTCTACCCAAAAGACATCATCCTGAAGATCAAGAGGGGTGACCGAGTTCTAACTAGAGAGGACGGACTGGTGACCTCGGGCGTTCGACCAAATGGAGACGACACCTACCAGAGAAGAGACAGCGTGGAGATTTTAAAGACTGACAAGTCTGAATACACCTGTGAGGTCATTCATGAAGCATCTGGTGTCTGGGAGAAGAAGGACTGGAGTAAGAAACTAG aTTTGCAGCCTCCCGGCCCCGGTGGGCTACCAACATATGTTGTGGTTAAGTTAACAGTGGTGATTGTGGCTGTGATCATCGGTGTGGTGGTGCTAGTGATCTTCAACACAAGATGCATAGCTG ctcCGCCTCGGCACACGGAGCGGCAGCCCGTTCATCTGAGCTGA